The Silene latifolia isolate original U9 population chromosome Y, ASM4854445v1, whole genome shotgun sequence sequence cggtttttgactcggtgtcggttttgactctaattagggtcattttaatgtaaatgacatgatgaaaacattcatggcattatttttgacattcgagatttgggttgactcgggttgactcgaattgcgggtttctgagttggTTTTGGGTCCAAAGAtgggttttaactctaaatagagttattttaatggaaatgacatatTGAAAACATTCatgacattatttttgacattcgagatttgggttgactcgggttgactcaggttaactcgagttgcgggtttctgagtcggttttgggtccgaagacagttttaactctaaatagggttattttaatgcaaatgaagttagaaaacttttgaaataatttttcatattcgagtagtgcattaaaccgtctcatgtatagccaatccacgcacccatatcaaaaacacgttatagtccgatcatcatcgggtggtttttggaaggtgcagatactgggtatctacacttactTGAGTGTTTCTATTCCAAACAATTacttttactaatatcattattaatattgacattattatttattattgttattaagaatattattagtaaaaaattcctattttttcattattgtaatttatgattattcatatataattttataatttttttcttataaatattaatattagtattatactatgaatattattattattatagttgataataacaataatattaaatattattatgattatttcagttcagttcagctcaattcagatttattcagttcagttcagttaagctcagctcagttcagttcagttcagttcagttcaattcaattcagctccattcagttcagttcagctctgttcaattcagctcagctccattcatttcagctctaaaaagccagaaagaacggAGCCTACTAAATGGAAAATTAGGGCGACGGAATTTTCATTACAATTTTACCTCTCATCGCCCTCACTTGACCTCTCTCACACCATTCGGAAACTTCTCTCTCCACCTTCTTCGCAAAATCGCCGTCTTTCGATCTACACAAAAACCATGAGAGGATCGCTCAAAACTTTGGCCTCCAAATCTCTTTCTTTCGCCGGTAAATGGCAGCAACAACAGCTTCGCCGTCTCAACATTCACGAATATCAGGTCCTATTTTTTTTCTGATCAATTTTTGTAATTGTATTTTGTGATTTAGAGGAATTTCATCTTGTAATTTCGTGTTTTTGTTGATGATTTGATTATCTGTGATAATTCTTAGGTTTATTTGTCTGTGTAATATTGGAGAAACGATTTGTGTCGGTGTCGATTTTGTTGATGGTATACCGTACGAATGGCAGAAATACGATCTTCTACCGAAGAGATATAGCGATTTTTTTTGCGCTGTAGaagatatactccctctgtcccggtcatttgttgtcctttctattttaagaatgaacttgatgagcaatttgatcattcacactcaatttgttctacttgtcatttagtaattggtccctttctctttccttggtctttgtgccaaaaccataGCACAACAATTGagcgggacggagggagtatttcatTAATTTGCGTTGTTTTGATAAGAGATTTGTACATTTGTTAATATGGATAGATATATCTTTTGAAATGAAAGTGATGGAGATGTTTTGGCTCCTGTTACCTTAAAAATATCGGAAATACGATCGATGTTCTGCTGAAAAAATTTAGCCATTTTGTTGCGATGTAGAAGTTATATTTCATTAATTTGCTCTTGTTTTGATAAGAGCTTTGTGCTTTTGTACATTTGTTAAAATAAGAGTTTTGGCTCGTTTGCTTGTGAGGACAATGGAGGATATTGCAAATGTGTAGgttaaatgcaaggattcactaTATGTGTATCCCTTAGTTTAAAATGTGTATGTTCGACATACTTACGCCCGACTTTCACTGAGGTCCTACTGTCCTAGCCAAAACGTGTCAGTGCGCCTCATAGATAAGCTATAATTAGCATAGCTCGTGTGCGTCGTAGATTAGCAGAAACTAGCATGGCTCACTAGTCACTATTATGCAGTGTCCATTTGTTTCTATAGAACTTTTATTATATCCCTTTTTTCCGACATTATCCTTGGGAGTTTTTAGTCATATAAATGTTGACTTCCAGAAAAAGTGTTATTGCACAAATTCTATTTTGAAATACATATTTGTTTCCCAAAACAGTGCACCTCGTATCTGTGACCTTTGCCTCATGCCTTGCTGCCATATGGCTCTCGTCACCTCCATGTGAATCGTGTCTTTTAAAACTAAATCCAGGTGTTAACTTTAGGTTGATGAGGCTTTTACCTTTGACCCCTTTATCAACTGTGTAGCCGTGCCTTATCGGAAACATGGAAGTGTTGTTAAATGGAAGACAGAGAGTTTTTCATGGTTGGCCGCATGATCACTATCATGCTAGCGAAAATGCTGGAGAATTTTACGTTGCCAAACTTCGGTAGCTGACTAGTTGTAGTTGGTCGGAATGTCTTGCTTCATATATCCATATCTGTGGTtgatttttcttcaaatgattgtTGACATTGTGCTAACTTTATGTTCATTATTGTGCGTTCGTGGAAACTAGGGTGCTGAGCTCATGGGCAAATTCGGTATTAATGTTCCGAAAGGAGTTGCTATAACTTCTCTTAATGAAGTTCAAAAGGCCATCAAAGAGACTTTTGCTGGTCAAGATGAGGTAAATTTTGGACCATGTGCCTCCAGGTGTCTAGTTGTTTCGGTGCTGTCATGTACTATTATTTTCTTTGTTATGGCAAACTATATTTTAACCTGTTTTAAACTTCTTAAAAATGTATGTAAGCTTGTGAGGTAAATTTTGGAACCTGCACCTTGTGGACCCGTATTCACAATTGTCTTAGCTCCTTGTACTATTGTTTCCGCTATTATTGCAaacagtaactttttttttttaataaaaaagtaTGTGAAGTTCTAAATAATTATTTTTATATCTTGCATAAGCTAATTATAGGTGTACGTCAATTCATTCCCCTAAATTTGTTAGTGTTTGATTATCACCATCATCTTAAAAGAAATCACTGATTTATTAAGTTATATGAAGGTGGTGGTTAAAAGTCAAGTCCTAGCTGGTGGCCGAGGTTTGGGAACCTTTAAAAATGGTTTTAAAGGTGGAGTTCACATTATGAAGTCAGATCAGGTTGCAGATATAGCTGGTATGCATTTTTTCCATCTTGTTTTTATGCATTATTTGTGCTTACTTTTTCTTGGGAAATGTGGTGTATTGTGACTATGCATAGTTATATTGGCCCTGCTTTCTTCTTTACAGTAGAGTGATTACACCTTATTGTTTTATGCTATAGAAGCCAGGAACAAGTGAATTCTTTATGTCTAATATGCAATTGTTGGATGGTCTCCTGCCCGGGTCAACATGCATATTGCTTATTGCTTTGTGCCTCTTCCTCATCTCGTTAATGAATATAAACCCCCAGGGCAGCAGTAGGGCAGCAGTGCAGCACTACAAACCCTCACCTGCCCAACACCATTATAACCCCAGGCCACCACCTCCACTTTCAATTCCCCCCCTCCCCCCAAACAGCACCACCATCTCATCACCTGCATCAATCCTTGACGGAAACCACCACACTCAACTCCGCCTCTACCAAAATCCGAGTCACACCCTTACCCACCACCATCTGGCCACCTAATCTTCGAAGACTCACCCTAACACCACCATCACCCATCACTTTTGACGCCTGCAAAGATCTTGTTGGAGTGATGGACAGATCTAGGATTTTTAGTGTTGAGATGGTGGTTGAGGATTGGTGGTGATTGAAGGCCATGGTCGCTGGCATTTATAGTGCGTGGTGGAGGATCAGCCTTCTTTGGTGAAGGTGGATGGTGGCCGAGTGACTGCTTGGTTGTCgatggtggtcgtgggtggtgcAAGGAGGTGGCTTTGTGAGGGTGGTGGTTGAAGTAGGTGGTGACTGACTGGCCGTTGTTCACGGTGGTGTGTGGCAGAGAATCAGTGCTGTATGGTGGAGAAAGCTGTTCGCTGAGTGGTTGGTTAGATAGGGATAGTGGTGGGGGAGAAGGTGGGGATGTGTAAGGAGGTTGTGGTTGTGCCTGTGGTAGCCATAGTGGTGCAAGGAGAAGCAGAGGATGTGTGGTGGTGGGAGAAAATATTTGCCAGTGGGAGGGTTATTTGAGGGGTATAAGGGTAATCTTGGTATTTAATAATACTCTATCCCACATGTTTTGACCTCTCCTAAAATATCGTGCAAAAACCGAGCGTATACAATCTATTGGAACAAAGGAAGTACTATATGTTTCATTGATGGAGTCATGCGGTACGCTTTATTTACTTTATTCAGGAAGTGTTTATTGTTTATCCCTGTTTGACATCCCTTCTCCCCCGTTCAATTGCATTGAGTTTGTGCTTGTATAGTTATGTACATTAACTACGTATAATTGATGGCAGTTACGATTTCTGTGTTGAGTGTGTTGCTTGGATTGTTAATTTGTGGTTGTGACCCACAAAGTTTATGCATTGAAATCCAGTATTTAATTTTGTTCTATTCACTTATGAGATTATTTTACCTTGTCTGTCATCTCCAGAGAAAATGCTGGGTCAGATATTGGTCACTAAACAAACTGGTCCCCAGGGCAAACCTGTTAATAGGGTAAGTCTTTATGTTTCCATCAGCtgttaatattttattttgaccATCCGATTCGTCTTTAGATTTTTGTAAGTTTTGGAAAACGAAGGTTTCAGTTACATCATGTTCTATACTTACTCCTCTGTCGTGCTTTGAGACGTCAAATATGGCGATATTTGGGACCTGATTGTTTATTTTCTTGTATTGTAACTTTCTTTTCCTGTTCAAACAGGTCTATTTGTGTGAAAAGCTGTCATTGGTAAATGAGATGTACTTTGCCATCACCCTTGACCGCAAGACTGCGGGTCCTGTAAGTTCCTAAACTTTGTTGCTATAACGGGTGAAAGTTGTGGATACTTAAATGACATTTCCTTTTCCAGCTTATAATTGCCTGTAGCAAAGGAGGAACGAGTATTGAAGACCTTGCAGAAAAGTATCCGGACATGATCATTAAGGTGGCTATATGTCCTTTCTTGTTGTGCTTCCTGTATAGTCCATTTGGTTATGCTACTCTTTTTTATTGTCTCTTCTTCTTTGTTTAGGTCCCTATCGACGTTTTCACCGGAATTACCGACGAAGATGCTGCAAAGGTTGTTGATGGACTTGCACTGAAGGTAGCTGACAAACAGGCTGCCATGGAACAAGTGAAGAAGCTGTATAATCTTTTCTGTCAAAGTGATTGCACTCTACTGGAGGTGGACACATCCGCTGTATAGATTCATATTTAACTTTGCTCACTTTCCCTCTATATGCTAATCTAGTCGTGTCCTGACAGATAAACCCACTAGCTGAAACTGCTGACAACCAATTAGTGGCTGCTGATGCAAAGCTTAACTTTGATGACAACGCTGCATTTCGACAAAAGGAGATCTTTGCTCTTCGTGACACATCACAAGAGGATCCACGAGAGGTTTGTTTCAGAGATCCTTAGGTTTCACTCTTCAATTGTACGAAGCAATTGTCACCTTGATTACCTGTGTATATGTTGGTTTCGGATGAAAATCTGTTTGATTATAAGAGTTGGAGTCCCGCTTTTAAGCCAAAAAAAGTTCTTAtgaattactccctcctattcactaagtTCTTCCACATTTGTTTTGGGGTAGAATTTAGTGGTATGGTGATATGTGGATGGAAATGAAAGTAAGAGAGAATGTGGGGTCATAAGTTATTATAACCACAAATAATAGACAAATAAGAAAAGTGGAAGATCTTTGTGAATTTGCCGTTTTAGGAatgtgtaagatttagagaataggagggagtatgatagTACCCACATACTCACGTAACTACGGGATCCCCTTAACACCTCGTTTGAAAGCAAATTTATGACTGTGACAGCAAGGGAGGTAAAGAATGTTTCGTACTAGTGTACTGATCTATGTTACTTGGACACTTCACTTCGGTCACGTGTTGCATTTGCAACACGACACGTCACTATTACGACACTTCATTTAGACCAAAAGATTGAAAATCACGGAAAATAACTGTATCGACACTCCAATACATGTCCGACACGACACTTCTTAGACGAGTCCGAGTAACATGGCTAATTATACGCATGAGGCACAAATATCAATACGTTAGAACATGGAATTTAGATTTATACAAAAAGTAGTGTCAGACTGTCAGGCTGCTATTTTTGTCGTGGTGTCTACGCACAAACTGAAATTGCTTGGCCTTGAAGCCACTGACAGCTTACCTCATCTGTCTACTATTCAGGTTACCGCTGCCAAAGCTGACTTGAACTATATTGGTCTGGATGGAGAGATCGGTTGCATGGTGAATGGGGCGGGATTGGCTATGGCCACTATGGATATTATTAAGTTGCACGGAGGAACCCCTGCCAACTTTTTAGATGTTGGCGGTAGTGCTTCTGAGAATCAGGTAATCTACTTTTTGTTGTGGTTGTCTTCTAATAAAAGCCATTGTGTTATGTTGAAGGGCTGTTCCTAATTTCCTACAATCCTACGTGAAGCGTTATTTGTTTCTCTCTAGTTTACTGTATATATTGTTACTAGATTTCATCCTAATAGTAGCCGTCAAGAATTTAGCGTGACGTTGTGCATGGCATATTGTAACGCTGAATTAAGGTGGATTAATATTCCTAGGCTAGTTAATAAAAGAGTTAAGCATAACATAAGGACCCAAACTATCATATTTTTTTTCCATCAAGGACCTAAAATATCTGAGTTTTCCGTTAAGGACTTCAATACTCAAATCCGTCAACTTCCGTTAAATAACCATCAAGTTGGCATGGAAAGAAAAATTCAGAGGGAAATAATAATCTGATTTTATTTGTTTGGAATAAAAAAATCAAGCCGTCCCATTTCCTTATTCTCGCTTTATACTAATGTTTCTCTATAGTCACGTCTTTGTTTTACTACTCCGTAATTGCGATCCATCATTCTGCGTTTCAGCTTACATTCCATTATCAACTTTTCTTTCCCCATAAACAACTTCCCAGCCAAAGTAAAAGACCATTTATGAAAGGGCCATAATATCAAAGGATCAATGACTATTGTATATTTGAAATACTTGTGTTCATTCATACAGTAATCAAATGATATTTAAAAAATGAACCTATTTAATTTAGCTTTTAAATAATAAGTTAAGTAATTCATTTTAAAAACAATTCAAGCTTTTTATTAATTAAGATAGACAATATAATGTGTTACATATTATAATCCAAAGGATCGAGGGTAATCCAAGCATAACATAAAATGTGGGTCTAAATGGAGGTCTTATAGATAGTAAAACAATGGATTAAGTCTCCCTTTGACAAATTCTCCCAGGAGACGGTCTGACAATAACAATATTATAAGACCTTTTACATAAGACTATATGAAATGGTTtatttttcaatttctttttgtcctttttttGGTTAGTACTCCTAATAAAATAATGCAAATCTATAGGTTATAGATACATACCAGAACACAATATTGCAAACGATATAAAATCAAACCAAACATAATTTTTGTATGATATACTTATAAGTTATGTATGTTGATCGCCACTATTCTTGACCTTCATAGTATATAGTTATATGCATTTGAACTTTAGCACCGGTTTTACTTGTACTCAATGTCAAATTCTCATCAAGTTTTATGTTAATTACACCTCTTAGGAAAGAGCTTCATACTTTGTCCACTTGTACACATAACTGTTACATACTAAAGCTTAAATAATCTACTATAAACATTAGACAAAATTAGacaacaataattatggaaaaatAATACTCTTCTTTAATTTGCTTGCCCACAAATTTCCAACACTTATAATATAGAACTTACCTATATATAGCTTAGCTTAGGTGGTTGAACCTACGTGTATATAGCTTTAGCTTAGGTGGTTGAAACTTTAAATTATACTAATTGAGATCTATATTACACAATATTCGTTTTTAGATtgataattatattttaaattctATACTATATTATACTCCATATGTAGTAGTAGTAGTTGTTCTATGAAACTCAATTACACATATACTATTATATATTATACTAACTTAAATAATAAAAGAGTGTTATTTTACTTTTAGGTCATAGTTAATTTTGTGTAACACGatttaattttatataaaaatagtatgcaacggaccaaaatgatggaaattcaTTTTACAATAAACTTGTGTAAGATAGCTTACACAAATATTTGTGGAGGAGGAAAGAAGTACTGTTTTCAGAAATGTCATGTGTTGCACACAAATCACTCGGTAATTTGCAACGCAGATAATAATAGTTGTTTCTATGCGTCGACTTGTCCATTCAAGCACATAATAACATATATGATACTCCCCCCGTCcgagtcaatagtttacacttactttatttccccttacaaaataaagcaattctaaactattcaATGAGACTAATTTGCAACGCAGATAATAATAGTTGTTTCTATACGTCGGCTTGTCCATTCAAGCACATAATAACATATATGATACTCCCCCGTCtgagtcaatagtttacacttacTTTATTTCCCCCTTACAAAATAATGTAAAGCAAGTGGAAACTATTCaatgggacagagggagtatataattGGTAGTTTATTAAACACAAGTACTCTATACGCAGCTCGACTTTGTACTAATAGAATCAAAGTAGACGATACAACTATAGTTTCACTATTTACGCTCTTTGATGACCTTGTATTAGTACTCTTAATATCATCTATCGTTtacgtttttttttaattaaCGGAGTTGTTCATTACAAAAGTTAATGCTTACTCAGGATGGTGGTCTACGAAAAGCAAAACTCTAAGTCAAATACATGTGAAATACATACATATATACATGAACTACTCCGTATTACTTAGTACTCCATACTTGAATTAACTTTTAATTACTCTTTTTGTCACTACCGTCTATAAATATAAGGTCATATGCATACGGTTTCCATCCATGTCTTCTAGATACTTTAATGAGCGTGAGTAGGAAAAAAAGAGTCAATTAATCATATGCATGTATTGGAAACTCCATGGAAGCATGCCATTCTTGCAAACATACAACACATACAATTTTATCATATAAATAAAGCATTAAATATGAACAATctacttgcaaaaaaaaaaaaaaaatgaacaatCTACATAATACTCCTCAAGGGGGATTTGAGAACGTAATATGAACAAATTACGCAATaccaaaaaaaaatgaattaactACTTGTTACTATATTATACTAACAACTTACCAATTGCATGTGGAAAAGGCCTATATATACATATACTTAGGGGATTTGGGAACGCAATCTTAGTTCCTAAATCCTAATCAAACACTTCTTAATCAAGTGATTAGGTAGAATATGAGTTTTAGCTTGTCTAGAATACTATAGGGTAAACTAAGCTATTAGGTAAATTTAATTGCCAATTAAAAGTAGACATCTTacacaataatttgtatttttgCTATCTCCCCTGTGTTATAATTTGCATGGCTACAAATTTTTGACTCTTATGCACCGCCTTATAACGATTACTCCGAACCGAACAAAGACCATAAAAGCCAAGGACCTAC is a genomic window containing:
- the LOC141633400 gene encoding succinate--CoA ligase [ADP-forming] subunit beta, mitochondrial, with the translated sequence MRGSLKTLASKSLSFAGKWQQQQLRRLNIHEYQGAELMGKFGINVPKGVAITSLNEVQKAIKETFAGQDEVVVKSQVLAGGRGLGTFKNGFKGGVHIMKSDQVADIAEKMLGQILVTKQTGPQGKPVNRVYLCEKLSLVNEMYFAITLDRKTAGPLIIACSKGGTSIEDLAEKYPDMIIKVPIDVFTGITDEDAAKVVDGLALKVADKQAAMEQVKKLYNLFCQSDCTLLEINPLAETADNQLVAADAKLNFDDNAAFRQKEIFALRDTSQEDPREVTAAKADLNYIGLDGEIGCMVNGAGLAMATMDIIKLHGGTPANFLDVGGSASENQVVEAFKILTSDERVKAIMVNIFGGIMKCDVIASGIVNAAKQVSLKVPLVVRLEGTNVDQGKRILKESGMTIITAEDLDDAAEKAVKASTSSELLGFII